Proteins from a single region of Fundulus heteroclitus isolate FHET01 chromosome 12, MU-UCD_Fhet_4.1, whole genome shotgun sequence:
- the rchy1 gene encoding RING finger and CHY zinc finger domain-containing protein 1, whose translation MASPVGCQHYVRSCRLKAPCCGKLYVCRLCHDAEENHQMDRFKVREVVCAECETQQKAQKTCQQCHAQFGEYYCDICHLFDKDKKQYHCQPCGICRIGPKEKYFHCEKCNLCLAQDLRGNHKCVENVSRQNCPVCMEDIHTSRIGAHVLPCGHLLHKTCFDDMVRTGAYRCPLCMHSAWSMEEHWEMIDKEIAQTPMPTEYQGTTVKVICNDCQSHCTVAFHVLGMKCAECGSYNTAQDGGLIQQQQQQHSDQYAENEPEPQDQHESQTPH comes from the exons ATGGCTTCGCCCGTCGGCTGTCAGCATTATGTGCGCAGTTGCCGCCTGAAA GCTCCGTGCTGTGGCAAACTATATGTGTGTCGGCTCTGCCACGATGCAGAGGAGAACCACCAGATGGACCGCTTCAAAGTCAGGGAGGTTGTGTGCGCCGAGTGTGAAACCCAACAGAAG GCGCAGAAGACCTGTCAGCAGTGTCACGCTCAGTTTGGGGAGTATTACTGCGACATCTGTCACCTGTTTGACAAGGATAAGAAGCAGTACCACTGTCAGCCTTGTGGAATATGCAG GATTGGGCCCAAAGAGAAGTACTTTCATTGTGAGAAGTGCAATTTGTGTTTAGCCCAGGATCTGCGAGGAAACCACAAG TGTGTCGAGAACGTATCAAGGCAGAACTGCCCAGTGTGTATGGAG GACATTCACACATCCAGGATTGGAGCTCACGTTCTTCCTTGCGGCCATCTTTTACACAA GACCTGCTTTGATGACATGGTCAGAACGGG AGCGTACCGCTGCCCTCTGTGCATGCATTCTGCCTGGAGCATGGAGGAACACTGGGAAATGATAGACAAAGAGATCGCTCAGACACCAATGCCCACTGAATACCAGGGCACTACGGTCAAA GTTATTTGTAACGACTGCCAGTCCCACTGCACCGTGGCTTTTCATGTGTTGGGGATGAAGTGCGCCGAGTGCGGCTCTTACAACACAGCGCAGGATGGAGGCctcatccagcagcagcagcagcagcattcaGACCAGTACGCCGAGAACGAGCCAGAGCCGCAGGATCAACATGAGTCCCAGACGCCGCATTAA
- the lrp13 gene encoding very low-density lipoprotein receptor, whose product MGGWLWPWVVLLAVYLQAASSLNRCKVGYSLCKDGSECIPYSHVCDGEEDCNDGSDEENCESGCSADQFQCAHGKKCIDKDQVCDGSPQCQDRSDEKNCLERSEECAHHCDDKSHCLPASFICDGEKDCLDGTDEANCEDQEGARTDAGPTKAPSGQSRLIRCGLGSQMCKDKSDCVHYNHVCDGEPDCRDGSDEENCMSECGSDQFQCAHGRKCIEKSKVCDGVPQCQDRSDETGCAKRMEGCAHLCDENSRCVPSSFLCDGEQDCSDGSDEAACADVRCSATEFKCLSGQCVLTSMRCDGHPDCWDRSDEDGCTKPPVCTTKHHCPQSKECLVQEWLCDGDQDCKDGSDEKDCPVAPVSCSDFQWTCKSKTLCIPKVWKCDGMKDCDDGSDEAECGVATCLPHEFQCGSQACLEPGLVCNGVTNCADGSDEGGSCQMACTEADNNRCSQGCYSTPQGPRCRCIAGYKPLEDGQTCADVDECVGQAHAVCSHLCINTPGSYQCECYPGFIMEADGSQCKITGEPFLLLSIQTELYMYGLRSGSLDVLSSSAKKAILSIDYDWRDQKVFWVSVDTETIRWSSMDQKTTGILTKGVRADSVAVDWLGRNLYWIDGVNSQIVAVRLVKASVKSLTQSIILDDDLDQPRSLALLPQKGLMFWTEIGNLVKIERAGMDGSERRAVVNSSLGWPGGIAVDSLSERIFWTDERLSALGSSTLDGDDIKILQMKETTNPFSVTVFNNLLYWSDAKRRVVQAVNKLSGKDRQVILKRPGQPFAVKIMHPIMQMDTESPCQKMVCSHMCVLAPRRKAVCKCPTGLALAEDGLTCSSLATQTFLLLWSPPTVTKIYLQSQRATELKGWPEHLAFQIPSISEAKIMDYSVDEKLLVLTDDGTTSVNSFKLKDSVFVPQRQLLKLLHDQITALALDWVTLNVYWSSIKQSRLHVTSKTGAYTAIVIKEGITGVGSLALYPQSGRVCFTNLALEDAGSKALIECAHMDGGERKVVWKEAIQPASLVFSSNGDTIYWANKGTGTIGFIKIDGTGYKEMEAVAGLTAMALDNDVPIWMTVSDTTRLWYREDQQPKLWFEVATKVVGLKAFKGTQSGSNQCTRNNGNCQHLCLATPTGRTCKCAHDFRAEDTNCSPDQSCTAGTRQCLDQTCLPVEKFCDGHADCSDHSDENCAGAKQGSGTKVSAPTSPKSTSSPRAVSPQKDLSDTPDKDHEVLNLEAQQCSQKHCSGKGDCVEISGVTTCKCSEGYSGDSCQDQVAKTMQGPLIYGAVGLCGIIVVIAVIAAVLKKNAASRRSPDATVETSMSDLEKKVETTPSVQNAQAASEKQEEPVASVD is encoded by the exons ATGGGTGGATGGTTATGGCCTTGGGTGGTTTTATTGGCTGTGTACTTGCAAG CTGCAAGCAGTCTTAATCGTTGCAAAGTGGGCTATAGTCTGTGCAAGGATGGCTCAGAATGTATCCCCTACAGCCATGTGTGTGACGGAGAGGAGGACTGCAATGATGGTTCTGATGAAGAAAACTGTGAATCGGGCTGCAGTGCTG ATCAGTTCCAGTGTGCCCATGGTAAGAAGTGTATAGACAAGGACCAGGTATGTGACGGTTCACCTCAGTGTCAGGACCGGTCGGATGAAAAGAACTGCCTGGAACGCTCTGAGGAATGTGCTCACCACTGTGATGACAAGAGCCACTGTCTGCCTGCCAGCTTCATTTGTGATGGCGAGAAGGACTGTCTGGATGGCACTGATGAGGCAAACTGTG AGGACCAAGAGGGAGCAAGGACAGATGCAGGTCCTACAAAGGCTCCTTCAGGTCAGTCTCGCCTCATCAGGTGTGGTTTAGGCTCCCAGATGTGCAAAGACAAGTCAGACTGCGTCCACTACAACCATGTCTGTGATGGGGAACCAGACTGTCGTGATGGCTCAGATGAGGAAAATTGCATGTCGGAATGTGGAAGTG ACCAATTCCAATGTGCCCATGGCAGAAAGTGTATAGAGAAAAGCAAAGTGTGTGACGGTGTGCCGCAATGTCAGGACCGTTCAGACGAAACTGGATGTGCCAAGCGCATGGAGGGCTGTGCTCACTTGTGTGACGAAAACAGCCGCTGTGTCCCCAGTAGCTTCCTGTGTGATGGGGAGCAAGACTGTAGCGACGGCAGTGACGAGGCAGCCTGTG CTGATGTGCGGTGCAGCGCTACAGAGTTTAAGTGCCTCAGTGGCCAATGTGTTCTGACCTCCATGCGTTGCGATGGTCACCCTGACTGCTGGGACCGCTCGGATGAGGATGGATGCACCAAACCACCAGTCTGCACAACCAAACACCACTGTCCCCAGAGCAAGGAGTGCCTGGTGCAAGAGTGGCTCTGTGATGGAGACCAGGACTGCAAAGATGGCTCTGATGAAAAG GATTGCCCTGTGGCTCCAGTCAGCTGCAGTGACTTCCAGTGGACTTGTAAATCAAAGACTCTGTGTATTCCTAAAGTCTGGAAGTGTGATGGCATGAAAGACTGCGACGACGGTAGTGATGAGGCTGAAT GTGGGGTGGCCACATGCCTTCCTCATGAGTTCCAGTGTGGCAGCCAGGCATGCTTGGAGCCAGGTCTGGTATGCAACGGTGTTACCAACTGTGCAGATGGTTCAGACGAGGGCGGCAGCTGCCAGATGGCCTGTACAGAGGCTGACAATAACCGCTGCTCACAGGGATGCTACAGCACACCCCAAGGCCCG CGCTGTCGGTGTATAGCAGGGTACAAACCTCTGGAGGATGGGCAGACGTGTGCTGATGTAGATGAGTGTGTGGGCCAGGCACATGCTGTGTGCAGTCATCTGTGTATCAATACACCTGGGTCATACCAGTGTGAGTGCTATCCAGGTTTTATAATGGAGGCAGATGGAAGCCAATGCAAAATCACAG GTGAACCATTCCTGTTGCTGTCAATACAAACTGAGTTGTACATGTATGGCTTGCGGAGTGGAAGCCTAGATGTCTTGTCGTCATCTGCCAAAAAGGCAATCTTGTCTATAGACTATGACTGGAGGGACCAGAAAGTCTTCTGGGTCAGTGtggacacagaaacaatcaGGTGGTCTTCAATGGACCAGAAGACTACAGGAATTCTGACTAAAG GTGTCCGGGCAGATTCTGTAGCTGTGGACTGGCTCGGAAGGAACCTGTACTGGATTGATGGTGTGAATAGTCAGATTGTGGCAGTCAGACTTGTGAAAGCTTCTGTTAAGTCATTGACTCAAAGCATCATCCTGGATGACGACTTGGATCAGCCTCGGTCTCTGGCCCTACTACCACAAAAAGG GCTGATGTTTTGGACAGAAATTGGTAACCTGGTGAAGATCGAACGTGCTGGAATGGATGGGTCTGAGAGGAGGGCAGTAGTGAACTCCAGCTTGGGGTGGCCAGGTGGAATTGCAGTAGACAGTCTTTCAGAAAGGATTTTCTGGACAGATGAAAGATTAAGTGCACTTGGTTCTTCCACACTGGATGGTGATGACATAAAG ATTCTCCAGATGAAGGAGACCACAAATCCATTTTCTGTGACTGTATTCAACAACTTGCTTTACTGGTCTGATGCCAAGAGGAGAGTGGTGCAAGCTGTAAATAAACTCTCTGGTAAGGACCGGCAGGTTATCCTCAAGAGACCTGGACAACCATTTGCTGTTAAG ATTATGCACCCAATAATGCAAATGGATACAGAGAGCCCCTGCCAGAAGATGGTCTGTTCCCACATGTGTGTGTTGGCACCAAGACGCAAGGCTGTGTGCAAGTGTCCTACTGGTCTAGCTCTGGCTGAAGATGGTCTAACCTGTTCCAGCCTGGCCACACAAACTTTCCTGCTGCTATGGTCACCGCCTACTGTTACAAAG ATCTACTTGCAGTCTCAACGAGCAACAGAGCTGAAAGGCTGGCCTGAGCATTTGGCATTCCAGATCCCTAGTATCAGTGAAGCCAAGATCATGGACTACAGCGTGGATGAGAAACTTCTTGTCTTGACAGATGATGGCACCACTTCAGTCAACTCCTTCAAGCTAAAGGACTCTGTCTTTGTTCCTCAAAGACAGCTTCTTAAACTGCTACATGACCAAATCACTGCCCTGGCCCTTGACTGGGTAACCCTAAATGTGTACTGGAGCAGCATCAAACAGTCCCGACTGCATGTTACTTCAAAAACTGGTGCATACACGGCAATTGTCATTAAAGAGGGGATTACTGGTGTGGGTTCCCTTGCCCTTTATCCTCAAAGTGGAAGAGTTTGTTTTACAAACTTGGCTCTGGAAGATGCTGGCAGTAAGGCTTTAATAGAATGTGCTCACATGGATGGTGGAGAGCGAAAAGTTGTGTGGAAGGAAGCAATTCAGCCTGCATCTCTAGTCTTTTCCAGTAATGGGGATACAATCTACTGGGCTAACAAAG GGACAGGAACAATTGGTTTCATTAAGATTGACGGTACTGGATACAAAGAAATGGAAGCTGTTGCTGGGCTGACTGCTATGGCACTTGATAATGATGTTCCAATCTGGATGACTGTCAGTG acacaACCAGGCTTTGGTACAGAGAAGATCAGCAGCCAAAACTGTGGTTTGAGGTTGCCACTAAAGTGGTTGGCTTGAAAGCCTTCAAGGGTACTCAGTCAG GTTCCAACCAGTGTACAAGAAACAATGGCAACTGTCAGCACCTGTGCCTTGCTACCCCAACCGGTCGAACATGCAAGTGTGCCCATGACTTCAGAGCAGAAGACACTAATTGCAGTCCAGATCAAAGCTGCACAGCTGGCACCCGGCAATGTCTGGACCAAACCTGCCTGCCAGTTGAGAAATTCTGTGATGGCCATGCTGACTGCTCTGATCACTCAGATGAAAACT GTGCTGGTGCCAAGCAGGGGTCTGGAACCAAGGTCTCTGCTCCCACAAGTCCAAAGAGCACTTCTTCTCCTCGTGCTGTTTCCCCTCAGAAAGACCTGTCTGACACCCCAGATAAAGACCATGAGGTTTTGAACTTGGAAGCTCAGCAGTGCAGCCAGAAACATTGCAGTGGAAAAGGAGACTGTGTAGAAATCAGTGGGGTCACTACATGCAAATGTTCAGAGGGCTACAGTGGTGACTCCTGTCAGGACCAAGTGGCAAAAACAATGCAGGGCCCCCTTATCTACGGTGCAGTGGGTCTCTGTGGCATAATTGTTGTCATTGCTGTGATAGCAGCAGTCCTTAAAAAGAATGCCGCCTCAAG GAGAAGCCCTGATGCAACAGTGGAAACCAGCATGTCAGACCTGGAGAAAAAAGTTGAAACCACACCCAGTGTGCAGAATGCCCAGGCAGCTTCAGAGAAGCAAGAG GAACCAGTCGCTTCTGTGGATTAA